From one Alosa alosa isolate M-15738 ecotype Scorff River chromosome 5, AALO_Geno_1.1, whole genome shotgun sequence genomic stretch:
- the elmod3 gene encoding ELMO domain-containing protein 3 — MEGDIILAANTEGLNGLPQECKQTVDLTNGHSNHKPEMNGVAPGHAIIKEHANGNSLHKPVPISALKQNGLLQSLAAGGDQPRTEEVNSEVERAREEWDALESIQPVLPEELAPSLLISFNEALQHFQTTDLADLLKNIQPTIRRTGLAAITHFLFGPPRLHKELLEERDLVFAIAQCSLDNGQPVHMRVLQTIYRKLTGNRNDCPRFGPHWENVGFQGTDPSTDLRGTGFLGLMHTLYLVMDPETLPLARDIYKLSQHPVQNFPFSVMSINMTRIALHALREEVLSKECNRRQQVVGVINDFYAATFLHLFQLWKSEQKTISDSGYVLKEVEIFAKKNPKQILRRLETFLKERRTRIGHRASPDSLSHSNRSPTDRGSSLETQGTKEGKEMNFTGVCELPAEMEGEARLI; from the exons GAGATGAATGGAGTGGCTCCAGGCCATGCCATCATTAAGGAGCACGCCAATGGAAACTCCCTTCACAAACCAGTGCCA ATCTCCGCGCTGAAACAGAATGGTCTGTTGCAGTCCCTGGCAGCAGGAGGTGATCAGCCTAGGACAGAag AGGTGAACTCGGAGGTGGAGAGGGCCAGGGAGGAATGGGATGCCCTTGAGAGCATCCAGCCAG TTCTCCCCGAGGAGCTCGCTCCCTCCCTGCTCATCTCCTTCAACGAAGCCCTGCAGCACTTCCAGACCACAGACCTCGCAGATctcctg AAGAACATCCAGCCCACCATTCGTAGGACGGGTCTGGCGGCCATcacacacttcctgtttggtccgCCCCGACTGCACAAGGAGCTGCTGGAGGAGAGGGACCTGGTGTTTGCCATTGCACAGT GCTCATTGGACAACGGGCAGCCTGTGCACATGCGTGTGCTGCAGACCATCTACAGGAAACTGACTGGCAACCGCAATGACTGCCCACGCTTTGGACCCCACTGGGAGAACGTGGGTTTTCAGG GGACCGACCCGTCCACAGATTTGCGAGGCACAGGCTTCCTGGGCCTTATGCACACACTTTACCTGGTCATGGATCCAGAAACACTACCTTTAGCACGAGACATCTACAAGCTGTCCCAGCACCCAGTGCAg AACTTCCCCTTCAGCGTGATGTCCATCAACATGACCCGCATTGCCTTGCACGCGCTCAGAGAGGAGGTCCTATCCAA GGAGTGCAACCGACGGCAGCAGGTTGTCGGGGTGATCAACGACTTCTACGCGGCCACTTTCCTGCACTTGTTCCAGCTGTGGAAGAGCGAGCAGAAAACTATCTCAGACTCGGGCTATGTGCTCAAAG AGGTAGAAATCTTTGCCAAAAAGAACCCCAAACAGATCCTGAGGCGCCTGGAGACTTTCCTGAAGGAGCGACGCACTAGGATAGGGCACCGAGCATCACCGGACAGCCTGTCTCACAGCAACCGTTCCCCCACCGACAGGGGGTCCAGCCTGGAGACCCAGGGGACCAAAGAGGGCAAAGAGATGAACTTCACCGGTGTGTGTGAGCTCCCGGccgagatggagggagaggccCGACTcatctga